The DNA window GCATTGCCTGCTATGCCCCGTATGGAACCGTACATCCCCGATGCGTTGCGCATGACCTTGTCTATCTGTTTCTCGCGCTCTTTCCAGAGCCGCTCCATCGCGCGTTTCTCCTGATCTATCTCGGAGCGCATTTCGGTGAACCCCTCGACTATGGCCTCCATCTGCATGCGGAATTCATCGCCCGTGAGGAATTGATAAAGAAGCGTCATCTTATCGCCGGTGTTCTCCTGAACGGCACGCACCGAATCGATGCGCACGAGCGATTCGCGCAGCACCATGGCAACGCCGTCCAATTCATGGAAACTGCATACCCACACGCCTTCACGCAGACCGAATCGATGCATATCCTTCGGCATCGCCTCCGTTATCAGAACGGCGATCTCCGCCTTGGCGGCGCGCTGGTCTTCGCGGACCTTCTCGAGCCACGAGTCGCTGAACGCCTTGGTGCGCTTGCTTTCATAGAGTATCTTTCCGCACGACGTCTGCGCCTCGGTGCGCACCGTCTGCAGCGCGTCCGCGCCTTTCGTGCCTTTGGGCACTTCATCGATGATATCGAACGGGAACAAACGGGCGAGCCTCTTCTCGACCTCTATCTCCATCACCTCGCCCTGCTGCTGCATCGACCCCTGCTCGGCGCGCCGTTTCATCTCCTCGATGAGCACCTTCTGGTCGTCGAGTTGTTTTCTCATATCGAGCATCCGAAGCTCGTTCTTCTCCTGTTCCGCCAGACGCGCTTTTTCCTCGATGCCCTGCTGCTGTGCAAGGAGATCCTTCTGCATGGCAAGGGACATCTCCTCCTCGCGTGCCTTGAGCGCCTGTTCTTTCGTGAGTATCTCTATCTCCTTCTTCTTGAGCTCGACGTTCTCTTTGCGCCGTTTCTCGTTCTCCTCCACGAGCTGCGCTATCTTCGCCTCCTGTTCCTCCTCCGCCGTCTTCGCGGCCTTGAGCAGAAGCTCCTCCCGTTCCGCATCGAATTTCCGGCGGAATTGCGCTTCTATGTCCTTTGACGCCTCTTCGCGTATGCGCTTTTCCAGCGCCTCTTCGACGTTGAATTCATGCCCGCATTTGGGGCAGCTGACGCTCGGTGTGCTCATTGCGTGTACTCCTCGATGTTCTTCCTATGGGGGAACAGTATACCATGGCCGGGCGACAAAAGCTGTCGTAAGGCACGGTCGTTACCGGTATGTTTTCACCCAGCACAATGTATTCACCAGCGCCATCTGCTCGGGCGTTGTGCATTTTATCGCCGTGAGCAGCGGGTTCGCGACGACAATAGCAAGGCATTTCGCACGCGATATGGCGACATTCAGGCGATTTTTGCTGAAGAGGAATTCCAGATGGCGCGGGAGCTCGTTTTCGTCCGAAGTGGTCATGGATACGATGACCACCTCCGCCTCCTGACCCTGGAATTTATCCACCGTTCCCACGCGTGCCTCTTTTCCGAGGGTTCGCTTAAGCAGGTTCACCTGCATATTGTACGGCGCCACGACAAGGATATTCCTCTCTGTCATACCGTGCACGACGCCGTCCTTGTCCGTATAGCGCTGCCTGAGCGCATTCGCATATATCTCCTTGATCACCGCGGCCTCTTCTTTGCTCATCTGCGAGCAACCGGCATGCGTAATGGGATGGAACACGATGCCGCTTGGCCGAAGCGATGGATGCGCATCCTTCGAGAGCGTAAGCACACGCTTCACATTGTCCGGGTGCGGTTCTAGGCGTGAATCGTACACCGCATCCGATATGAATCGGCAGACGTCGGGATGCATGCGCCATGAATTTTCAAGGAATATTCCCCGCTCCGCCGGTATAACGGCCATTCCTTCGAGGAGATAATCGAGCGATGAATCCCCTGAGCGGCCCGGATGCACTCCTTGTATGGGCTGACCGAGCTGCATCTGATCACCGAGAAGAACGATGTTCTTCGCGCTCAAGCCAATGGCCGTGAGATACGCCAACGAGACCTGGCCGGCCTCATCGACGAAAAGATAGTCAAGATGCTGATCGGCATTCTCGTCGGAAAACAGCCATGCCGTTCCGGCGATGATATCATACTTCTCTTCCAGGGCCTCATCATTTTTGAAAACCGTGACGAAACTTCCCTTGTCATAATATGTTCCCTCATTCCCCTTAGTGCCCTTCTTTAACCCTCTGAACGATACACCTTCTTTCCCGGCGCATTCCACTACATCATCGAGGATGTTGTGAATGGCCTTATGACTGTTCGATGTGACACCGATACGCTTCTTCGCCCGCAAGAGCGAGACGATGACATGCGAACCGGTATATGTCTTGCCGGAGCCCGGAGGCCCCTGGATGAAAAGATGACTGCTGTCAAGGCGCGATACCGCATCTATTGCCGCTCCCGGCATCGATGCATGAACGGGCACCACCGCACCCGTACCGCCGATAAGCGACGGCAGGGATCTCAGGAGGATGCTGTTCACCGCGGGGTATGCATTGCCGCCCTCGATGATATCATCAGCATACCGGAACAGCGCTTCGGTTATACACTTCGCGTCCGGAGGGACACCGGGACCGATATTCATACGCGCAGGCAGCGGATCCTGTGTCTCCCCGATCTTTATCTTTATAGTGCATAATTCATCGTCCATGACGATAGCCCTCAATGGTCTCCCGGTCTCGACCTCTGAGCAGTTATCGCCATTCTTTATCTTCGTGTCCTGTCCGGGATACGTGTACGTATACACGAACGAACGTTTCACGGGTACGGGATCCCCTGACTGCACAAGCCCCGTAAGACATGCAATATCCTCGGCTATCTCCTCTTCGGTCATGGTCCTGCGGTCATAGAGCTCCCAGAACGCCGGCTTATTCATGCGGCGCACGAAATCAAGGAGATGGAAGACGAGTTCGCGCCTATGATGATCCGCTGTCCATGTACTGCGGTCCTCAGGAAGTTCACCGGTCAATGCCTTTCGGTATCGCTCGATACGCGCTTCATGCTCTTTCATGAACTCTGATACGGGCGTATCTTCACCATCCGTTCCTGCAGCGTCTCTCGTCCATGGCATGTCTCCCGGCCGAAGCGTGATCAGCCAATCGCGGAGAAGCTTTGTGGAATGAACATCGTCCTCGTTGTACCGCGCTATATCGTCGAGCAGCTTCTGGTCCTTCGTGACCCGCCATTTTTCATACCATACGATGCTGTCCACCGCGTTCGTAACACCGCCCTCGCGGCCGGAGAAATAGAAATGCTCGATGTTCTTTATGGAATATTTCGGCTCAGAGACGCGCATGGCCTCGCGCACCACGCGGTAGAGGTCGACGAATTTCTGCCGACGCAGGAAATCGTCCATCTCGGCCTCGCGGGAAGCGTGCATCGACATGAGGCTTTTAAGCGCGGTCGTCTCGTACGGGGCGTAATGGTAGATATGCGCAGCGGGATATTTTTCCAGTCTGTCGACGGCATAATCGATGAAGCCCTCGAAAGCGGTCTTTTCCTCGGCGCGTGAATGTCCCCAGAACGCCTTGAACGTCCATTTCCCGGCGTCTTTGTAATACACGCCGAACAGATATTCCAATCCGCCCTCTTCCCATGGGTCGCCTTCCATATCGAAGAACATGTCGCCGTCGTCGGGTTTCGGCATGCGGTAGAATCCACGCTTTCCGCCTTCATCCAACAGAAGTATTTCATGATCCGGTTTTCCCGTTACCCGCGCCTTCACCTGCAGAGCCGCCTGCGAACGAAGCTTCTCGAGCGTCTCCGGCGCCATCTTGTCGACCTTCCGATCCGCGGGGATGTCCGCGAGCTGTTTCATCGTCCTTATTCCTGCGGCTTCGAGCCTCGATGTCTGCAGCCGGGTGATGTTCGCCGTGAGCGAGAGATGATCATCATCAGCCCATTTCTTTTCACAGATGCCGCGCCATCGGCACATGCCGCAATGCTCGCAGGGGAGCGGATATGTCGGTTCCGATATTTTCATATGCGCAAAAAAGCGATCCATGAGCGATGTGCAGTAGTGTGAATAATCGGCGCAGCGGTAACGAACGGTCTCATTGCTCCCGAGCACGACATGCATCTCTGCGGGTGCCGCCCCCTGCAGTTTATCCAGCAAGGATGAATAGAACGCGAGCTGTACGATGAATTTCGCCTTAGTGCTGTGCGCAAGCTTGGTATCCGCCGCCTCGTAGCGCCATGCGCCGAAACTCGATGGGCCATCGACCCGTATGAGTAAGTCCGCGAAACCGAGCAGGTCGCCGTTCATGAGCGTCGCCTGATAGATGACATCCGCGCCGTTCTGCATTGCTTTCAGTGTCGCCGCGGCACGGGCTGCATTGTCGCCGCCCATCGCCTGAACATCGATGACGGTCTTTTTCTCCTTTTTCACCCGGGCAAGATACGCCGCCTCATGCTCAATGCCCTTGCGCTGTATGAGCTCGACGGCATCATCGACGGGTGTTCTTGGAAGCGGCGTGTCGAGGTCCTGCCGATCGAGCGTAGAGATGTGCGTGCATTCGATGAAGTTGGCGATATCGGTCGCCGAATAGATGATCCTTCCCGCCGCTTTCTGCATATGATGCCTCCGCAGAGTTCCAACAGGATAAAGATACCATGGCGGATGTTTTCGTCAATAGGAGATCATCAAAGGGACAATGCGATCGACACGGCTGTATATCCTTAAACTATCACATGATATGCGGCCCCAAGAATACATTGTAGGGCCGAAAATAGGAAAGAGAAGAAGTGTCTCACGGAGAATTCACCTCTATCCCCCAACCCCTTTCCCCTCTAAGAAGGGGAGTTGTTTATATCAGGACATAGCGCAGAACGCTCAGCCATTTTCGGCGCTTCAGATAATCCACTTCATCCTGATGCGCATGCGCCTCGCGCTCGAATGACAGCGCCATGTATGCTCTTATAATATCCCGATAGTATATAAGCTTAATGACGAGCTTGACCACATAGAATATATATCCAACAATGAAGAGCATATCGAGCATTTGCCGGAAGTGTATCTTCTCATGACGTATAACGGTATATCGATATGGACCTTGTATATCCGTACGGACAAGAATGAAGATCTATACCGGACTGCTCCTGATCCAGTGGATTAAAACGCTCGTTCAATTGCTTTTATTTATGAGATTCACTATCACCTTCATAATGACGTCCTTCTCCTCAGGCCTGCTCTCGGCGATGAGCAGTGTCAGCGCAACGAGCGCATTGTCCGCCAGCCGTTTTGATCCGTCATCACGATACAGCAGTCCGTTCTTTGCAAGAAAGTGAAGGAATACCGAAGCAGCGATACGCTTGTTCCCGTCGACAAAACAATGGTCCTTCACAACATAGTATAGAAGTGCTGCGGCTTTCTCCTCGACGGCCTGCAAAAGATCGGCACCCGCATAGGTCTGATATACCGCTTCAATGGCGGCCCTGAACGCATCCCCGCCGCCCATGGCAAAAAGATCTGAACCGCCGTAAGAATTTTTCAGCTCATCGATAATGACAATTGCCTCATCATACGTCAATCGATAGAGCTCTTTCTTCGACGTGTCCCGAATCTCCAATGTGCCATGATCATAGCGATCAAGGACCTCAAGCGCATACCAATAATCCGCCACAACACGCAACAGCGCCTGTGCTTCAGACCCTGTCAGTTCGCGATGTATCACCACATTCGTCAGTAAACGTACGCTCTTTTCAAGATCTTTCAGACGTGCATTCTCTGCCACAAGACGTTTTTCGTTGATCGTATAACCCTCTATAAGATGCCTGCGAAGTACTTCGGTGGCCCAGATACGGAATTGCGTGCCGCGTCTGGTGTTTACCCTATATCCGACAGCAATTATCATATCGAGATTGAAAACCTTTATCGTGCGTTTTACCTGCCGTTCTCCTTCCGTTCGAACTGCTAAGATATCCTTAGTAGTTGAGCTCCGACGCAATTCACGGGCTCGATAGATATTCTGAATATGCATAATGATATTTTCACTGGTAGTACCGAACAATCCCCCCATATCCATTTGAGAAAGCCAAACCGTATCATCTTCCAGACGAACATCGATAGCGGTTTTCCCGTCATTGCTTCTATAGATGATCACTTCGCCATGCTGCGGGCTTTCATGTTCCATTCCACGAACAGGCTTACGTTTATTTCGTGCTTTTTTCATCGGTCAACCCTCTCGCACGCTATTCTATTCCTGCCGGCAGTATATGCAAGTCCCCTATCCTCTAGCGGCGGTGCGGAAATAAGAATACTATTTTTATACGTATGACGCGGACAACAAGCCAGTCAATACATCTGCATATTCTTATGATATCACATGATATACGGCCCCGAGAAGCCCCATCGTAATAAGAAATAGGATTGAATATACTGAAAGGCTGCGACAAATATTGACGTAACAATGCCCGGACAGGGGCGTTCGCGTGCTATTGACATTACTCAACATCTTGAGTATATTTACTCAGCACATTGAGTAAAATAAGAAGGATAGTATGTATACACGCCTGCAGTATAAGGCCGTGTCGGAGCGGCTTAGTGAGCCGCGTAGGTACATCCAAATACTCTTCGGGCCGCGCCAGACGGGGAAGACCACGCTCGTACAGCAGGTGCTGGAACGCATCGCAATGCCTTCGCTCTATGTTTCTGCGGACAGTGCCGGGGCGGAATCGAATGCCTGGATAGACCAGCAGTGGGAGACGGCCCGCATCCGTCTGCGTACCGAAGGCAGGGGAAAAGGGTTCATTCTCGTGATCGATGAAGTACAGAAAGTGCACGATTGGAGTACCGCGATAAAAAGGCAGTGGGATAGGGACACGAAGGATGATCTCGGCATCAGGGTGCTCCTGCTTGGTTCATCGCCGTTGCTTATACAGCACGGCCTGCGCGAGACACTGGCAGGAAGATTCGAGATGATGCGTCTTACGCACTGGTCATATCCCGAAATGAAAAAAGCGTTCGGGTGTACCGTAGAACAGTTCATGTATTTCGGCGGATACCCCGGCGCGGCGGCGTTCATGGGCGATGAGGACCGCTTCAGGCACTATGTGAAGGATTCTCTCATCGAAACGAGCATTACCAGGGATGTGCTCATGATGACGAGGATAGACAAACCCGCCCTGCTCAAGCGCCTGTTCGAGCTCGGCTGCCTGTATTCGGGACAGATAATGTCATACACAAAAATGCTCGGACAATTGGCCGATGCGGGCAATACGACGACACTGTCGCATTATCTGGACCTTCTTGCCGGCGCAGGGATGATAAGCGGCATGCAGAAGTTCTCGATGAAGGCGGTGTATGCACGCTCATCAAGTCCGAAATTCATGGTGCTCAATACGGCGCTCATGACGGTGCAGATGGGATCATCCTTCAAGGAAGCGCAGGCGGACCCTGATCGATGGGGACGTATTTGCGAGTCTGCTGTCGGCGCACATCTGTTGAACGCTTCGGCGGACGGTACTATCCGGGTGTGCTATTGGCGCGAAGGCGATCATGAAGTCGATTTTGTCCTGTCAAAAGGGAAGAGCATCATCGCCATTGAGGTCAAGAGCGGACGTTCGAGAGGCATTCCGATCGGCATTGGACCGTTCAGAAAGCGGTACGCATCCGCAAAAGTACTGCAGATCGGTACCGGCGGTATATCATTCGATGAATTCCTGTCACTGCCGCTTCCCGCCTTGTTCGAATAGCACGTTACGATATGCCCGCATTAATTCATGTCGTCCCGGGCGCCGGAAAGTCATGGCATGTTTAAAGCGGTCGATATCATGGCAGGGATGACAGCCATCGATGAGCAGACACAACCAGCGTATCATTCCCGCCCGTGCGTATGATCTTGCGGATATTATCGCGCCGTGTCAGCTGAACCGCGGGGATATCGAGCACTTTCTGGAAATGCAGAAGACTTTTTGACGGGGATTCGTCGTTCATTTTCGCCTCTATGATAAGGAACGGCGTGCGTTCTTCAGCAAGGAGGAAATCGACCTCTTCCTTTTCCTTGTTCTTGAGATAGTGCAGCGAAAAACGCCCCCATCCGAGATCATTCCAGAGCGTTACCGCCCGGTAAAGCTCAAGCGCGGCCATATTCTCAAAACGAAGCGAAGCGTCGCTTACCTCAGGGTAATTATAGAGATATAGTTTTCTCTCTTTCAGAATGGAACGCGGTATCTTCGGCGTCCACGTACCGATGCTGAAGCTCACATAGAAATCCTCGAGGAGCTTTATCCAGCTTTTGACCGTATCGAAGCTTACCTGAAGTGCAGCGGCGATGTTGTTCACCGAGAACGGACTGCCGACCTTTGAAGGAAGCATCGACACGAGCAATTCCAGTGTATCGAGGTCCTTAATTTCGGTAAGTGTGCGTATATCCTCCCGGACTATCTGCTGGGCGAAGGTTTCCGACCAGCGGCGCCAGAAAGAAGCATCGTTCTTGACGAATGGTTCGGGGAAGCCGCCGTATGCGGACAGACGTTCCCAAAGCGCGCCGGTCTCCTTTGCAGGGTTCAGGTCCCAGTCATGCAGCAGATCGGCGCGGAACGCGTCAAGCCGCCGCCGCTTGCTGCAAAGCTCAGAAAGTGTGAACGGGAACAGGTTCATGGATACATATCGCCCGGTGAGCGCATCACCGCCGCGTTTGGAGAGATCGAGCCTGCCGCTCCCGGTAATCACGAACTGATAGGCATCTGCGAATTCGTCATAGACCCCTTTGAGATAATTCTTCCATCGCGAGTATTTATGGATCTCATCAAGCATGATGAGCGGCGGCGTCTTATCGGTCCTGTTCAATTCCTGGAAGAACAGCGGGTTTGCGGTGAACTTCTTTTTGTCGGTTATGCTGTCCCAGTTGAAATACAGCGTGTTCGCATATGCGTCCGCCAGTGACCGCGCGAACGTTGTTTTGCCGCATTGCCGCGGACCGCTTATGAATATGAGCTTTCTGTCCTCTGCCAGGGTCTGCAATGCGGCCCGGTATAATGCCCTTTTTACCATACGGCTATAATACAGCATCACTTGGAATTAGTCAAGACTATTTCCGAGTACCCTCGGATCCAGCCAGCCCATTGTTACAGTTTCGCCAGCGCCCTGAGCACATCCAACATCGCTACCGTATCCCGCTCGCAGTATTTGAGGAGCGCCGTGCGCGTGCGCTTCACCTCGTTCTTCGGCGCAT is part of the Spirochaetota bacterium genome and encodes:
- a CDS encoding DUF2130 domain-containing protein, whose protein sequence is MSTPSVSCPKCGHEFNVEEALEKRIREEASKDIEAQFRRKFDAEREELLLKAAKTAEEEQEAKIAQLVEENEKRRKENVELKKKEIEILTKEQALKAREEEMSLAMQKDLLAQQQGIEEKARLAEQEKNELRMLDMRKQLDDQKVLIEEMKRRAEQGSMQQQGEVMEIEVEKRLARLFPFDIIDEVPKGTKGADALQTVRTEAQTSCGKILYESKRTKAFSDSWLEKVREDQRAAKAEIAVLITEAMPKDMHRFGLREGVWVCSFHELDGVAMVLRESLVRIDSVRAVQENTGDKMTLLYQFLTGDEFRMQMEAIVEGFTEMRSEIDQEKRAMERLWKEREKQIDKVMRNASGMYGSIRGIAGNA
- a CDS encoding TM0106 family RecB-like putative nuclease, translating into MQKAAGRIIYSATDIANFIECTHISTLDRQDLDTPLPRTPVDDAVELIQRKGIEHEAAYLARVKKEKKTVIDVQAMGGDNAARAAATLKAMQNGADVIYQATLMNGDLLGFADLLIRVDGPSSFGAWRYEAADTKLAHSTKAKFIVQLAFYSSLLDKLQGAAPAEMHVVLGSNETVRYRCADYSHYCTSLMDRFFAHMKISEPTYPLPCEHCGMCRWRGICEKKWADDDHLSLTANITRLQTSRLEAAGIRTMKQLADIPADRKVDKMAPETLEKLRSQAALQVKARVTGKPDHEILLLDEGGKRGFYRMPKPDDGDMFFDMEGDPWEEGGLEYLFGVYYKDAGKWTFKAFWGHSRAEEKTAFEGFIDYAVDRLEKYPAAHIYHYAPYETTALKSLMSMHASREAEMDDFLRRQKFVDLYRVVREAMRVSEPKYSIKNIEHFYFSGREGGVTNAVDSIVWYEKWRVTKDQKLLDDIARYNEDDVHSTKLLRDWLITLRPGDMPWTRDAAGTDGEDTPVSEFMKEHEARIERYRKALTGELPEDRSTWTADHHRRELVFHLLDFVRRMNKPAFWELYDRRTMTEEEIAEDIACLTGLVQSGDPVPVKRSFVYTYTYPGQDTKIKNGDNCSEVETGRPLRAIVMDDELCTIKIKIGETQDPLPARMNIGPGVPPDAKCITEALFRYADDIIEGGNAYPAVNSILLRSLPSLIGGTGAVVPVHASMPGAAIDAVSRLDSSHLFIQGPPGSGKTYTGSHVIVSLLRAKKRIGVTSNSHKAIHNILDDVVECAGKEGVSFRGLKKGTKGNEGTYYDKGSFVTVFKNDEALEEKYDIIAGTAWLFSDENADQHLDYLFVDEAGQVSLAYLTAIGLSAKNIVLLGDQMQLGQPIQGVHPGRSGDSSLDYLLEGMAVIPAERGIFLENSWRMHPDVCRFISDAVYDSRLEPHPDNVKRVLTLSKDAHPSLRPSGIVFHPITHAGCSQMSKEEAAVIKEIYANALRQRYTDKDGVVHGMTERNILVVAPYNMQVNLLKRTLGKEARVGTVDKFQGQEAEVVIVSMTTSDENELPRHLEFLFSKNRLNVAISRAKCLAIVVANPLLTAIKCTTPEQMALVNTLCWVKTYR
- a CDS encoding virulence protein RhuM/Fic/DOC family protein — encoded protein: MKKARNKRKPVRGMEHESPQHGEVIIYRSNDGKTAIDVRLEDDTVWLSQMDMGGLFGTTSENIIMHIQNIYRARELRRSSTTKDILAVRTEGERQVKRTIKVFNLDMIIAVGYRVNTRRGTQFRIWATEVLRRHLIEGYTINEKRLVAENARLKDLEKSVRLLTNVVIHRELTGSEAQALLRVVADYWYALEVLDRYDHGTLEIRDTSKKELYRLTYDEAIVIIDELKNSYGGSDLFAMGGGDAFRAAIEAVYQTYAGADLLQAVEEKAAALLYYVVKDHCFVDGNKRIAASVFLHFLAKNGLLYRDDGSKRLADNALVALTLLIAESRPEEKDVIMKVIVNLINKSN
- a CDS encoding AAA family ATPase; translated protein: MYTRLQYKAVSERLSEPRRYIQILFGPRQTGKTTLVQQVLERIAMPSLYVSADSAGAESNAWIDQQWETARIRLRTEGRGKGFILVIDEVQKVHDWSTAIKRQWDRDTKDDLGIRVLLLGSSPLLIQHGLRETLAGRFEMMRLTHWSYPEMKKAFGCTVEQFMYFGGYPGAAAFMGDEDRFRHYVKDSLIETSITRDVLMMTRIDKPALLKRLFELGCLYSGQIMSYTKMLGQLADAGNTTTLSHYLDLLAGAGMISGMQKFSMKAVYARSSSPKFMVLNTALMTVQMGSSFKEAQADPDRWGRICESAVGAHLLNASADGTIRVCYWREGDHEVDFVLSKGKSIIAIEVKSGRSRGIPIGIGPFRKRYASAKVLQIGTGGISFDEFLSLPLPALFE
- a CDS encoding ATP-binding protein, which encodes MQTLAEDRKLIFISGPRQCGKTTFARSLADAYANTLYFNWDSITDKKKFTANPLFFQELNRTDKTPPLIMLDEIHKYSRWKNYLKGVYDEFADAYQFVITGSGRLDLSKRGGDALTGRYVSMNLFPFTLSELCSKRRRLDAFRADLLHDWDLNPAKETGALWERLSAYGGFPEPFVKNDASFWRRWSETFAQQIVREDIRTLTEIKDLDTLELLVSMLPSKVGSPFSVNNIAAALQVSFDTVKSWIKLLEDFYVSFSIGTWTPKIPRSILKERKLYLYNYPEVSDASLRFENMAALELYRAVTLWNDLGWGRFSLHYLKNKEKEEVDFLLAEERTPFLIIEAKMNDESPSKSLLHFQKVLDIPAVQLTRRDNIRKIIRTGGNDTLVVSAHRWLSSLP